The following coding sequences are from one Alosa alosa isolate M-15738 ecotype Scorff River chromosome 3, AALO_Geno_1.1, whole genome shotgun sequence window:
- the calcrla gene encoding calcitonin gene-related peptide type 1 receptor: protein MPKKKMQYSWMISLLLLSSVTEVFVKASPETNGSHQQQTHHVYTEIGVTRNKIVTAQFECYQRILKDTSQKKAGPVCNKTWDGWLCWDDTEAGVTSEQHCPDYFTDFDPSEMVSKICNENGHWFLHPDSNRTWSNYTRCNEHTKEGRITAQNLLYLALIGHGLSLTALFISLGIFFHFKSLSCQRITLHKNLFFSFVLNSVVTIIWFTAVVNNQELVQRNPASCKVSQFIHLYLFGCNYFWMLCEGIYLHTLIVVAVFAEKQHLMWYYLLGWGFPLIPATIHAIARSYYYNDNCWISSNTSLLYIIHGPICAALLVNLFFLLNIVRVLITKLKVTHQAESSLYMKAVRATLILVPLLGIQYVLLPYKPQGRVSSEIYDYVMHILMNYQGLLVATIFCFFNGEVQAVLRRHWNQYRIQFGSTLTHSDAMRSASYTASSITEVQGCYSLDSHSEHLNGKGCHDIETTIFKTENPFA, encoded by the exons ATGCCGAAGAAGAAGATGCAGTACTCCTGGATGATCTCTCTCCTATTACTCAGCTCAGTCACCGAG GTGTTTGTTAAAGCTAGCCCTGAGACCAATGGAAGCCACCAGCAGCAGACTCACCATGTGTACACTGAGATTGGCGTCACCAGAAATAAGATAGTGACAGCACAGTTCGAGTGCTACCAGAGAATCTTGAAAGACACAAGCCAGAAGAAAG CTGGGCCCGTGTGCAACAAGACGTGGGATGGCTGGCTGTGTTGGGACGACACCGAGGCGGGCGTCACCTCCGAGCAGCACTGCCCAGACTACTTCACCGACTTCGACCCATCTG AAATGGTCAGTAAGATCTGCAATGAGAATGGACACTGGTTTCTGCACCCCGACAGCAACAGGACCTGGTCCAACTACACCAGATGCAATGAGCACACAAAGGAAGGAAGAATA ACGGCACAGAACTTATTGTACTTAGCCTTAATTGGACATGGCCTTTCTCTAACAGCGTTGTTCATTTCATTAGGAATATTTTTCCACTTCAA GAGTTTAAGTTGCCAGAGGATAACCCTGCACAAAAACCTGTTTTTCTCCTTTGTCTTAAACTCGGTTGTCACTATCATTTGGTTCACCGCTGTGGTAAACAATCAAGAGTTAGTCCAGAGAAATCCA GCCAGCTGCAAAGTGTCTCAGTTCATCCACCTGTACCTGTTTGGGTGTAATTACTTCTGGATGCTGTGTGAGGGAATCTATTTGCACACTCTCATTGTGGTGGCAGTGTTTGCAGAGAAGCAGCACTTAATGTGGTACTATTTGCTTGGCTGGG GTTTCCCTCTAATACCAGCTACTATACATGCCATAGCGCGCAGCTACTACTACAATGACAA CTGCTGGATCAGCTCGAATACATCACTACTATATATTATTCACGGTCCCATTTGTGCAGCCTTATTG GTGAACTTATTCTTCTTGCTGAATATTGTGCGTGTCCTCATCACCAAGCTGAAGGTCACTCACCAGGCCGAGTCTAGTCTGTACATGAAGGCGGTGCGGGCTACTCTCATCCTGGTGCCCCTGCTGGGCATTCAGTACGTCCTGCTGCCCTACAAGCCCCAGGGCCGCGTTTCTTCCGAGATCTATGACTACGTCATGCACATCCTGATGAACTATCAG gGACTGTTGGTGGCCACCATCTTCTGCTTTTTCAATGGGGAG GTCCAGGCCGTTTTGAGAAGACATTGGAACCAGTACCGCATCCAGTTTGGCAGCACGCTGACCCACTCGGACGCGATGCGGTCCGCCTCCTACACGGCCTCGTCCATCACAGAAGTGCAGGGGTGCTACAGCCTGGACAGCCACTCGGAACATTTAAATGGCAAAGGCTGCCATGACATAGAGACAACCATTTTCAAAACGGAGAACCCTTTCGCTTAA